The window GGGTTAATGTGAAAGGTGTGTTCCTCTGTTCGCAGGCAGTAGCACGGCATCTCATCGCACAAGGAACAGGCGGCAAAATTATCAATATGTCTTCTGTGACCGGAAAACGCGGATCGGCGCGCTTCGCTGCATACAGTGCCTCAAAATTCGCCGTGATTGGTTTCACGCAGTGCCTCGCCCAGGAACTCGCACCTTATCAGGTCAACGTCAACGCTATATGTCCCGGACTTGTGGACACGGAGCGGATGGGACATCTCGCATCCGTGTTAATGCCCGATAACCTCTCCGCCGATGAGCAGCTCACGGAATACACACGCCGCTCCGAGGCAGCTGTCCCCTTCGGGCGACTCGCCGAGGGAGAAGATGTTGCCAAGATGGCTGCCTTCCTCGCCTCAGACGAAGCCGCCTACCTAACAGGGGTTTCCATTACCGTCTCAGGTGGTTCGGTGATGGATTAATAAAAAAATTAA is drawn from Candidatus Poribacteria bacterium and contains these coding sequences:
- a CDS encoding 3-oxoacyl-ACP reductase FabG: MYNLNGKVALVTGAGGKNGIGRAIATRLAKEGADVAVNDITEHPYTTDQGNWQGLPDLVREIEAMGRHAISVVADVGDSEQVRQMVDQTVAHFGKIDILVNNAGTIAGKDRVPVVDLTEEDWDRVQRVNVKGVFLCSQAVARHLIAQGTGGKIINMSSVTGKRGSARFAAYSASKFAVIGFTQCLAQELAPYQVNVNAICPGLVDTERMGHLASVLMPDNLSADEQLTEYTRRSEAAVPFGRLAEGEDVAKMAAFLASDEAAYLTGVSITVSGGSVMD